In Pelosinus sp. UFO1, one genomic interval encodes:
- a CDS encoding DMT family transporter produces the protein MVLLSQQNFGALLVLFSAAGFSTLAIFIKLAFAAGANTLTILTMRFALASLCLWMLLKLLHISPKVKIKTALKLGLMGAVGYGSMSLLFAASLQYLPASLSEMLLFTYPTLVSILSFLIGDEQFSWQKGLALAICFLGLFFILGVSLTGISHLGIILGLGSAIIYSCYIIIGKRVLQNVHPLVATTYVSTAAAFAFTIYSSTTNQLILTLPFQGWLALLGTASFGTIVGILGFFAGLNKIGAANASIISTAEPVLTVLLSVLVLGEQLTFLQGLGGLLVVASILLLQLCTEDKKMDNRTLNVASCQTSDQ, from the coding sequence ATGGTTCTACTGAGTCAACAAAATTTCGGTGCATTGTTAGTATTATTTTCAGCTGCTGGCTTCAGCACATTAGCAATTTTTATTAAACTAGCCTTTGCAGCAGGAGCGAACACCCTTACGATACTTACTATGCGCTTTGCCCTCGCATCACTCTGTTTGTGGATGCTACTAAAATTACTTCATATTTCCCCAAAAGTGAAGATAAAAACAGCGCTCAAGCTAGGTTTGATGGGAGCTGTTGGCTATGGGTCAATGTCCTTGTTGTTTGCCGCATCTCTACAATATTTACCTGCTTCCTTGTCAGAGATGTTGCTCTTTACCTATCCTACCCTAGTCAGCATCCTCTCCTTCCTCATTGGTGATGAACAATTTAGTTGGCAAAAAGGTCTTGCCCTTGCCATTTGTTTCCTTGGACTCTTTTTTATTCTGGGCGTCTCGCTAACTGGCATTAGTCACTTGGGTATTATACTAGGTTTAGGCAGCGCAATCATTTACTCTTGCTATATTATTATTGGCAAACGAGTATTACAAAATGTACATCCATTAGTAGCCACCACCTATGTTTCTACTGCCGCAGCTTTTGCTTTTACTATCTATAGCAGCACTACCAATCAACTTATTCTTACCCTCCCCTTCCAGGGTTGGTTAGCCTTACTTGGCACAGCCTCTTTTGGCACGATTGTAGGCATTCTAGGATTCTTTGCCGGTCTTAATAAAATTGGGGCAGCAAATGCTTCCATCATTAGTACTGCAGAACCTGTTCTTACTGTTTTATTATCGGTTTTGGTACTAGGGGAACAACTTACCTTCCTCCAAGGTCTTGGCGGACTATTGGTCGTTGCTAGCATATTGCTTTTACAATTATGTACGGAAGATAAGAAAATGGATAATAGAACCTTAAATGTAGCTTCCTGTCAGACATCCGATCAATAA
- the smpB gene encoding SsrA-binding protein SmpB, translating into MKEATAGIKIVAENRKARHDYHIHESYETGLVLTGTEVKSLRAGKANLKDAYARIEKAELMLHNVHISPYDQGNRFNHEPLRTRKLLMHRSEIDKLIGKTQEKGYTLVPLKIYFTHGMAKLQLGLATGKKNYDKRQDAAERDAKREIDRAFRDRQRE; encoded by the coding sequence TTGAAAGAAGCGACAGCAGGCATTAAAATTGTTGCGGAAAATAGAAAGGCTAGGCATGATTATCATATTCATGAAAGCTATGAAACAGGGTTGGTATTAACTGGCACAGAAGTAAAGTCTTTGCGGGCGGGTAAAGCGAATCTTAAAGATGCTTATGCAAGAATTGAAAAAGCAGAGCTTATGCTGCATAATGTGCACATTAGCCCTTATGACCAAGGAAACCGCTTTAATCATGAACCATTACGCACACGTAAGCTTTTGATGCATCGCAGTGAGATTGACAAATTGATTGGTAAAACCCAAGAGAAGGGTTATACTTTAGTGCCCCTAAAAATATATTTTACTCACGGTATGGCAAAACTGCAATTAGGCTTAGCCACGGGTAAAAAGAATTATGACAAACGTCAGGATGCAGCGGAACGGGATGCGAAACGAGAAATTGATCGTGCTTTTCGTGATCGACAAAGAGAATAA
- the rnr gene encoding ribonuclease R, translating into MMILKNRILEFMKTEAYKPLTAEELAEHMELKGTELGELWKVIEELENNADIIKTRYDKYGVPERMNLVVGKLSASNKGYGFVIPEKVKSPDETDVFIPPDGMMSAMHHDRVVARVHCQSGHGKSRDGEIIRIVQRANPRIVGTYEASRNFGFVTPDDLRLGQDIFVPKDGKTIVKSGTKVVVEITKWPEKKRSAEGKIIEVLGNTGDTGIEILSIIKRHNLPIDFPPEVEQAAEKAPDTISEDEIAGRRDLRHLPIMTIDGEDAKDLDDGVYVERLKNGNYLLGVYIADVSHYVRENTVLDKEARERGTSVYLVDRVLPMLPRRLSNGICSLNAGEDRLAMSAHMEVNHQGQVVKYELFPSVIRVKKRFSYTVVRKILVEHDEELISENQELLSQLENMERLCRILRDRRMRRGAIDFDFPELKVKLDETGKPIEIVKRVRSLAESIIEEFMLVANETVAEHMHKLKVPFVFRVHEEPDSEKMVKLNNLLHNFGQSLAKVDEVQPSALQKILSRISGRPEERIISTVMLRSLKQARYESQNLGHFGLAATYYTHFTSPIRRYPDLIVHRVIRETFSTGDISAKRKEKLTAMLPQIALHSSERERAAAEAERETVSLKTVEYMAQFVGEHFDGIINGVTAFGIFVELDNGVEGLVRVSSMEDDYYQYIEEQYSLIGERSHKIYRLGDAVKVILVRVSPEERNIDFVLEANSAWIERAANRRPSGARPQGQGSRGPKKDSFSPSKKTVSTTKSKGNKPKGGVARAKPKRNKSKKK; encoded by the coding sequence ATGATGATACTGAAAAATAGAATCCTAGAATTTATGAAGACAGAGGCTTACAAACCGTTAACGGCGGAAGAATTAGCAGAACACATGGAATTAAAAGGTACGGAGCTGGGGGAACTCTGGAAAGTTATTGAAGAGCTAGAAAACAATGCAGATATTATAAAAACTCGCTATGACAAATACGGTGTACCTGAACGTATGAACTTAGTAGTGGGTAAATTAAGTGCAAGTAATAAAGGGTATGGCTTTGTCATTCCTGAAAAAGTAAAATCGCCCGACGAAACGGATGTTTTTATTCCCCCAGATGGAATGATGAGTGCGATGCATCATGATCGAGTTGTCGCTCGCGTACATTGCCAAAGTGGGCACGGCAAGTCTCGGGACGGAGAAATAATTCGTATTGTACAACGGGCCAACCCTCGTATTGTTGGGACTTATGAGGCTAGTCGTAATTTTGGCTTCGTAACTCCAGATGATCTTCGTTTGGGGCAGGATATTTTTGTTCCGAAAGATGGAAAGACCATCGTAAAAAGTGGCACGAAAGTTGTAGTGGAAATTACCAAATGGCCAGAAAAAAAACGAAGTGCAGAAGGTAAAATTATTGAGGTGCTGGGTAATACCGGGGATACGGGTATTGAGATTTTATCAATTATCAAGCGACATAATCTGCCTATTGATTTTCCGCCTGAGGTAGAACAGGCAGCGGAGAAGGCCCCTGACACCATTAGTGAGGATGAAATTGCAGGTCGCAGAGATTTACGCCACTTGCCAATTATGACCATCGACGGAGAAGATGCGAAAGATTTGGATGATGGGGTATATGTTGAACGATTAAAAAACGGAAATTATCTTCTCGGAGTGTATATTGCGGATGTAAGTCACTACGTACGAGAAAATACAGTACTCGATAAAGAAGCCCGTGAGCGAGGAACCAGTGTATACTTAGTAGACCGGGTACTCCCTATGCTGCCACGTCGCCTATCAAATGGCATCTGCAGTCTTAATGCGGGAGAAGATAGGCTGGCAATGTCTGCCCATATGGAAGTCAATCATCAAGGACAAGTGGTGAAGTATGAACTCTTCCCCAGTGTTATTCGGGTAAAGAAACGGTTTTCTTATACGGTAGTGCGAAAGATCTTAGTGGAGCATGACGAAGAGTTAATCAGTGAAAATCAAGAATTGCTAAGCCAATTAGAAAATATGGAACGTTTGTGCCGTATCCTACGAGATCGCCGTATGCGCCGAGGGGCAATTGATTTTGATTTTCCTGAACTAAAAGTAAAACTAGATGAAACGGGTAAACCAATTGAAATTGTCAAACGCGTCCGTAGTTTGGCAGAATCCATCATTGAAGAGTTTATGCTGGTTGCCAATGAAACAGTAGCAGAACATATGCACAAATTAAAAGTTCCTTTTGTGTTTCGCGTACACGAAGAACCAGACTCGGAAAAAATGGTTAAGTTAAATAACTTATTACATAATTTTGGACAAAGTTTAGCAAAGGTAGATGAAGTACAACCTAGCGCCCTACAGAAAATTTTAAGCCGCATTTCGGGACGACCAGAAGAACGCATTATTAGCACCGTTATGTTACGTTCTTTGAAGCAAGCGAGATATGAATCGCAAAATTTAGGCCATTTTGGTTTGGCAGCAACTTATTATACCCATTTTACTTCACCGATCCGCCGCTATCCGGACTTAATTGTTCATCGCGTAATTCGCGAGACTTTTAGTACGGGAGATATATCAGCAAAACGGAAAGAAAAACTGACAGCAATGCTGCCACAAATTGCCTTACATTCCTCAGAAAGAGAGAGGGCAGCGGCAGAAGCAGAACGTGAAACAGTGTCTCTCAAGACAGTAGAGTATATGGCTCAGTTTGTGGGAGAACATTTTGATGGTATTATTAACGGTGTTACGGCTTTCGGTATTTTTGTGGAACTCGATAATGGAGTAGAGGGCCTAGTACGTGTATCCAGTATGGAAGATGATTATTATCAATATATTGAAGAACAGTACTCCTTAATTGGCGAACGCAGTCATAAGATATATCGTTTAGGTGATGCTGTTAAAGTGATTCTCGTTAGGGTAAGTCCAGAAGAACGTAATATTGATTTTGTTCTGGAAGCCAATAGTGCTTGGATTGAGCGAGCAGCGAATCGGAGGCCTAGCGGAGCTAGACCACAAGGGCAAGGTTCACGGGGACCAAAGAAAGATTCTTTTAGCCCTAGCAAAAAAACGGTATCGACAACCAAGAGTAAAGGTAATAAGCCAAAAGGCGGGGTAGCTAGAGCAAAACCGAAACGTAATAAATCAAAGAAAAAATAA
- a CDS encoding PaaI family thioesterase: protein MDESNQWCFACGKDNPIGLKLEFIEDEDSYSTTFTAGPEHQSYDGIMHGGLISTILDEVMVRYLYAKGFTAVTARLEVRFRQPTPIGEKLTIRATIQSQRGKLYEVRGKMTLPDGTVTAEGKATVAVVEDTHHDDTEK, encoded by the coding sequence ATGGATGAAAGCAATCAGTGGTGCTTTGCATGTGGTAAGGACAATCCTATCGGCTTAAAACTGGAATTTATCGAAGATGAGGATAGCTATAGTACAACCTTTACAGCAGGCCCAGAGCACCAGAGCTATGATGGTATTATGCACGGCGGACTTATCAGCACCATACTGGATGAAGTTATGGTCCGTTATCTTTATGCGAAAGGCTTCACCGCTGTGACAGCCCGTTTGGAAGTACGGTTTCGTCAACCAACACCAATCGGAGAGAAACTTACCATAAGAGCAACAATCCAATCCCAACGTGGCAAGCTATATGAGGTAAGGGGAAAAATGACACTGCCTGACGGGACTGTTACCGCAGAAGGTAAAGCCACCGTTGCAGTTGTGGAGGATACACATCATGATGATACTGAAAAATAG
- a CDS encoding carboxylesterase codes for MEGAEPFFLPGGEQGVLLIHGFTGSPGEIRLLGEYLHQKGYTVLAPRLCGHGATVEEMSKTRWSHWYAGVEDGYHILKSLCKYIAVVGLSMGGLLALKLGSEYPVDCLVSLSTPIYIVDKRLDMLPVYRVFREFVPKKRRVYAGIKPKYSAGYSATPLSSLSSLLDLIQHVDSLLPKITIPLLIMQARFEHTVEPKSASHIYDKVGSKDKKIIWLEKSGHIITLDVEREQVFEEVADWILPSRITEC; via the coding sequence ATGGAAGGAGCAGAACCGTTTTTTTTACCCGGCGGTGAGCAGGGCGTTTTGTTAATACATGGATTTACTGGTTCACCTGGAGAAATTCGCCTCCTCGGTGAGTATTTACATCAAAAAGGCTATACTGTCTTAGCTCCACGGCTTTGTGGGCATGGGGCAACGGTAGAGGAAATGTCTAAAACAAGATGGTCCCATTGGTATGCTGGTGTTGAAGATGGTTATCATATACTAAAGTCATTATGTAAATATATAGCAGTGGTAGGATTATCAATGGGAGGGCTACTGGCGCTAAAGTTAGGGTCAGAGTATCCAGTTGATTGCCTCGTGTCGTTAAGCACGCCGATTTACATTGTAGATAAACGTTTGGACATGCTGCCTGTGTATCGTGTATTTCGTGAATTTGTACCAAAAAAACGCAGGGTGTATGCTGGTATTAAACCGAAATATTCGGCGGGGTATAGTGCAACTCCTCTGAGTAGTTTAAGCAGTTTACTTGATTTGATTCAGCATGTTGATTCGCTTTTACCGAAAATAACAATTCCATTGCTTATTATGCAGGCTCGCTTTGAACATACTGTAGAGCCTAAGAGTGCAAGTCATATCTATGATAAAGTAGGTAGTAAAGATAAAAAGATAATTTGGCTGGAGAAGTCTGGACACATTATAACATTGGATGTTGAACGGGAACAGGTATTTGAAGAAGTTGCAGATTGGATTCTGCCCTCCAGAATAACAGAGTGCTAA
- a CDS encoding carbonic anhydrase, producing the protein MQILDQVLAANKDFVGNLSDEFIYHYAVTDKLPKRQLAIFTCMDTRLVDFLEPAMGINHGEAKVIKNAGNSVTGPFEATIRSLIVGIFELGVKEVIVIGHLDCGVSHTTSKKLTEKMLKRGISPDAIKMIEKELEDWLDDFHQPIDNVEKVVIKIRSNPLIPKDVPIHGLMFNPHTGELKVVVDGYKFAVSK; encoded by the coding sequence ATGCAAATTTTAGATCAAGTATTAGCAGCCAACAAGGACTTTGTTGGGAACTTATCCGATGAATTTATTTACCATTATGCGGTAACTGATAAATTGCCAAAACGTCAGCTGGCCATTTTTACCTGCATGGATACTAGATTGGTAGATTTCTTGGAACCGGCAATGGGAATCAATCATGGTGAAGCAAAAGTAATAAAAAATGCAGGTAATTCTGTAACAGGTCCCTTTGAAGCAACAATCCGCAGTCTGATTGTTGGTATTTTTGAGTTAGGTGTTAAAGAGGTAATTGTCATCGGTCACTTAGATTGTGGTGTATCCCACACTACATCAAAAAAGCTTACTGAAAAAATGCTTAAGCGGGGAATTTCGCCAGATGCAATCAAGATGATAGAAAAAGAATTAGAAGACTGGTTAGATGATTTTCACCAACCTATAGATAATGTTGAAAAGGTGGTCATCAAAATTCGCAGCAATCCACTTATTCCTAAGGATGTACCTATACATGGGTTGATGTTCAACCCTCATACAGGGGAACTTAAAGTGGTGGTAGACGGCTATAAGTTTGCAGTTTCAAAATAA
- a CDS encoding sodium-translocating pyrophosphatase — translation MDLLYIAPIAGIVALLFAAYFMKSVLSESSGNEKMQELSQAIFEGAMAYLNRQYKTLIPFTVIIFAVLFFVDGYKLAISFLVGAVSSAIAGYVGMTSTTKANARTTEAARHSLNKALSVSFRAGAVMGMSVVGLGLLGVSVLYILFRDPVVINSFAFGASAIAFFARIGGGIFTKAADVGADLVGKIEAGIPEDDPRNPAVIADNVGDNVGDTAGMGADLFESYGATAIAAMLIGNTLYGVNGVLFPLLIGAAGIFAAIVSIFLVRTGEDGDPQAALNRGLWGTNLLTAIMAYGLSTMVFGNKGFGIFVAIVAGLVVNVLVGMITEYYTSSDKPPTQRIAEACQTGAATNIIAGVATGLKSTAIPMVVFSVAIWVAFSQAGIYGIAMAAMGMLCTAGMVVAVDSFGPVADNAGGIAEMAELGPEVRKTTDKLDAVGNTTAAIAKGFAIGSAALTALALFTAFGEEVAKNPKLSELLVNGHLVINLTEPTVIIGIFLGATLPFLVCAMTMEAVGKAAFEMIAEVRRQFREIPGIMEGTGRPDYAACVDISTKAAIKEMLMPGIFAVGMPLLVGFTMGAKALAGFLAGATATGVLLALFMANAGGAWDNAKKYIETGKHGGKGTPAHAAAVIGDTVGDPFKDTSGPAMNPLIKVAGTISLIIAPLLFS, via the coding sequence ATGGACTTATTGTATATTGCACCGATTGCTGGAATAGTAGCACTACTATTCGCAGCATATTTTATGAAAAGTGTGCTTAGTGAAAGTTCTGGTAATGAAAAAATGCAGGAATTGTCCCAAGCAATATTTGAAGGGGCAATGGCTTATCTAAATCGACAGTATAAGACGCTAATTCCTTTTACTGTCATTATTTTTGCCGTTTTGTTTTTTGTTGATGGCTATAAACTAGCAATATCCTTTTTAGTAGGTGCTGTATCTTCAGCAATCGCTGGTTATGTGGGAATGACTTCAACAACCAAGGCCAACGCTCGTACAACAGAAGCTGCTCGTCATAGTCTCAATAAGGCATTAAGTGTCTCTTTTAGAGCTGGAGCAGTTATGGGTATGTCAGTTGTCGGTCTTGGTTTATTAGGCGTGTCCGTACTATACATATTATTTCGTGATCCTGTTGTTATCAATAGTTTTGCTTTTGGTGCTAGCGCTATTGCATTTTTTGCCCGTATTGGCGGTGGTATCTTTACCAAAGCCGCGGATGTGGGAGCTGATTTAGTTGGTAAAATAGAGGCTGGAATTCCCGAAGACGATCCGCGTAATCCAGCTGTTATTGCCGATAATGTTGGGGATAATGTAGGCGATACAGCAGGCATGGGGGCCGACTTATTTGAATCTTACGGGGCAACTGCCATCGCTGCCATGTTAATCGGTAATACCTTGTATGGTGTGAATGGCGTATTGTTTCCTTTGCTGATCGGTGCCGCCGGAATATTTGCTGCGATTGTCAGTATTTTCTTAGTAAGAACAGGGGAAGATGGAGATCCACAGGCTGCATTGAATCGAGGCCTATGGGGCACAAATCTTTTGACAGCGATTATGGCTTATGGTTTGTCGACCATGGTTTTTGGAAACAAAGGTTTTGGTATCTTTGTTGCCATTGTCGCAGGCTTGGTGGTTAATGTATTGGTTGGTATGATTACGGAATATTATACTTCAAGTGATAAGCCGCCAACTCAGCGCATTGCAGAAGCTTGTCAAACTGGTGCAGCAACGAATATTATTGCCGGTGTTGCTACTGGTCTTAAGAGTACAGCGATTCCCATGGTTGTGTTTTCTGTAGCCATTTGGGTAGCTTTTAGTCAGGCGGGCATTTATGGGATTGCTATGGCAGCCATGGGGATGTTATGTACTGCTGGCATGGTAGTAGCAGTAGATTCTTTTGGACCCGTTGCAGATAATGCAGGGGGGATTGCCGAAATGGCAGAACTAGGCCCAGAAGTTCGTAAGACTACAGATAAGTTAGATGCGGTAGGCAATACGACAGCGGCCATTGCCAAAGGGTTTGCCATTGGCTCTGCTGCTTTAACAGCCTTAGCTCTCTTTACTGCCTTTGGCGAAGAAGTTGCTAAAAATCCAAAGTTATCAGAATTATTGGTTAACGGACATTTAGTCATTAATTTAACAGAACCTACCGTTATTATTGGTATATTCCTTGGCGCTACTTTGCCATTTTTAGTATGTGCTATGACGATGGAAGCAGTAGGAAAAGCTGCTTTTGAAATGATTGCAGAGGTTCGCCGCCAGTTTCGTGAAATTCCTGGTATCATGGAAGGCACTGGTCGCCCTGATTATGCGGCCTGTGTAGATATCAGTACCAAAGCCGCCATTAAAGAAATGTTGATGCCGGGCATCTTTGCAGTAGGCATGCCTCTCTTGGTTGGCTTTACTATGGGTGCGAAGGCTCTGGCTGGATTTCTTGCTGGAGCAACAGCTACTGGTGTACTGCTAGCATTATTTATGGCTAATGCGGGTGGTGCTTGGGATAATGCGAAAAAGTACATTGAAACAGGAAAGCATGGAGGCAAAGGTACACCTGCCCATGCTGCAGCTGTTATCGGTGATACGGTAGGCGATCCCTTTAAGGATACCTCTGGTCCAGCGATGAATCCACTCATCAAAGTAGCTGGAACCATATCTTTAATCATTGCCCCCTTGTTATTTTCATAA
- the secG gene encoding preprotein translocase subunit SecG produces MVTFLMIVEAIISVALIAVVVLQSGKGGGLAGSIGGGSDSVLGGQKKGLDAALSKITMFLGALFAIVTLTLVKIMH; encoded by the coding sequence TTGGTTACATTTTTAATGATTGTAGAAGCCATTATCTCTGTTGCCTTGATTGCCGTTGTTGTTTTGCAATCAGGTAAAGGAGGAGGACTAGCTGGATCTATCGGTGGTGGGTCTGATAGTGTATTAGGTGGTCAGAAAAAAGGTCTAGATGCTGCCTTATCCAAAATAACCATGTTTTTAGGAGCTTTATTTGCTATTGTCACTTTGACGTTAGTAAAAATAATGCATTAA
- the pyk gene encoding pyruvate kinase codes for MIKKTKLVCTMGPSTGKQEIMEKIIEAGMNVARFNFSHGNHEEHSVRINMLRAAAAKKNTPVAVLLDTKGPEMRLGNFVEGKVTIEQGQKFILTSRDVEGTKEICSVNHRFLPQEVAPGNQILLSDGLICLAVDKVEGDDIYTTVLNTGVIGNRKRVAAPGVSVNLPPLSEQDVKDVLFAAKEGMDFIAASFIQRAADVLTIRKLLEEANSDIHIISKIENAEGVKNIDEIIKVSDGIMVARGDLGVEIPTEEVPIVQKMIIEKCNKLGKPVITATQMLESMINNPRPTRAEASDVANAIMDGTDAIMLSGETASGDYPVEAVQMMAKIAIRTEQALQYSEMLHNKGVLTQRTTTEAISHATVQVAHELSAASIITDTQTGYTARMVSKYRPLSHIVAVTPNERTVRKMQVMWGVQPVLRATAKNSDEMVGNAIQSALASGIVNEGDLVVITAGVHATGTGTTNMIRVHVVGNVLLRGVGIGQSAVTGKVCIAHSMKDVESKFKPGEILVVSNVDEETARFAAKASAIIAEEGGLTSHAAIVGISAGIPVIVGVDGATERLTDGTIITVDAARGLVYQGEINAK; via the coding sequence ATGATAAAGAAAACAAAATTAGTTTGTACTATGGGGCCAAGCACTGGAAAACAAGAAATTATGGAGAAAATAATTGAAGCTGGCATGAATGTAGCTCGGTTTAACTTTTCTCATGGCAACCATGAAGAACATAGTGTACGTATTAATATGTTGCGGGCTGCCGCTGCAAAAAAGAATACTCCTGTAGCGGTCTTATTAGATACCAAAGGCCCAGAAATGCGTCTTGGTAATTTTGTCGAAGGTAAAGTTACCATTGAACAAGGACAAAAATTCATTTTAACTTCTAGAGACGTGGAAGGGACCAAAGAAATTTGTTCCGTCAACCATAGATTCTTGCCTCAAGAAGTAGCACCAGGCAATCAAATTCTTCTGTCTGATGGATTAATCTGTCTTGCCGTTGATAAAGTAGAAGGCGATGACATTTATACAACTGTTTTAAATACAGGCGTAATTGGCAACAGAAAACGTGTGGCAGCACCTGGCGTGTCTGTGAACTTACCACCTTTGTCTGAACAAGATGTGAAGGATGTATTGTTTGCTGCTAAAGAAGGTATGGATTTTATTGCTGCATCTTTTATCCAAAGAGCTGCCGATGTATTGACAATTAGAAAATTATTGGAAGAAGCCAATTCTGACATCCATATCATTTCTAAAATTGAAAATGCAGAAGGCGTAAAAAACATTGATGAAATCATCAAAGTATCCGACGGAATTATGGTAGCTCGTGGTGACCTTGGCGTAGAAATTCCTACCGAAGAAGTGCCTATAGTACAAAAAATGATTATCGAAAAGTGTAATAAACTAGGCAAACCTGTTATTACAGCAACACAAATGTTAGAATCTATGATTAACAATCCTCGTCCAACTCGGGCAGAAGCAAGTGATGTCGCTAATGCTATTATGGACGGTACTGATGCGATCATGCTGAGTGGTGAAACGGCTAGCGGAGACTATCCAGTAGAAGCAGTTCAAATGATGGCAAAAATCGCAATTCGCACCGAACAAGCTTTACAATATAGCGAAATGTTACACAATAAAGGTGTTTTAACCCAACGTACTACGACAGAAGCAATCAGTCATGCGACGGTACAAGTAGCTCATGAATTAAGTGCTGCATCAATTATTACTGACACGCAAACTGGATATACTGCTCGTATGGTATCAAAATATCGTCCATTATCCCATATCGTGGCTGTTACTCCTAATGAAAGAACAGTTCGTAAAATGCAAGTTATGTGGGGCGTACAACCTGTTCTACGTGCTACTGCAAAAAATAGTGATGAAATGGTTGGAAATGCCATTCAAAGTGCATTGGCGTCCGGTATTGTAAATGAAGGCGACTTAGTTGTCATTACTGCTGGCGTTCATGCAACTGGCACAGGAACTACGAATATGATTCGTGTACATGTTGTAGGTAATGTTTTGTTACGTGGCGTAGGGATTGGTCAATCAGCAGTAACTGGTAAAGTTTGTATAGCCCATTCTATGAAAGATGTAGAAAGCAAATTCAAACCAGGCGAGATTTTAGTAGTATCCAATGTAGACGAAGAAACAGCAAGATTTGCTGCTAAGGCATCTGCTATCATTGCGGAAGAAGGCGGATTGACTTCCCACGCTGCTATTGTTGGTATTAGTGCTGGCATTCCCGTTATTGTTGGTGTAGATGGAGCAACCGAACGCTTAACAGATGGTACTATTATTACTGTGGACGCAGCTCGTGGATTGGTATATCAAGGTGAAATTAACGCAAAGTAG
- a CDS encoding glycerate kinase yields MRIVVAPDSYKGSVSAVGTANAMEKGIKAVFPEAEVIKVPIADGGEGTVEALVTATNGQMIYQDVIGPLGRTVSSYWGILGDGKTAVIEMAAASGLPLVPNEKRDPRVTTTYGTGQLIKAALDRGLKKIIIGIGGSATNDGGCGMAQALGGKFLDADGQELSYGGAALAKLNRVDLNGMDARLASTVIIVACDVDNPLCGPRGATAVYGPQKGASPEMVVELDAALKNFASKVGEATGKNIAEHPGAGAAGGLGAGLLFFTNAALRPGVEIVLETTGFESLVKSAQLVITGEGRTDFQTAFGKAPVGVAKVAKKYNVSTICLSGGLGQGYEDVLKQGIDGLMSTVPCPMTLEECIEQGAEFIEMGTKRLCQVIKVGMEI; encoded by the coding sequence ATGCGTATTGTAGTTGCTCCTGATTCTTATAAAGGCAGTGTATCAGCAGTGGGTACTGCTAACGCCATGGAGAAAGGAATTAAAGCAGTATTTCCTGAGGCAGAAGTCATTAAGGTACCAATTGCAGATGGTGGCGAGGGGACAGTAGAAGCTCTTGTTACGGCTACGAATGGACAAATGATATATCAAGATGTAATTGGTCCGCTCGGGCGTACGGTATCATCCTATTGGGGTATTTTGGGGGATGGCAAAACGGCGGTGATTGAAATGGCAGCAGCTTCTGGCTTACCCCTTGTTCCAAATGAAAAGAGGGATCCACGGGTTACGACTACCTACGGAACAGGTCAATTGATAAAGGCGGCCCTTGACAGAGGGCTGAAAAAAATCATAATCGGTATTGGTGGCAGTGCAACGAATGATGGTGGTTGTGGTATGGCGCAAGCTTTAGGCGGGAAATTTTTAGATGCTGATGGACAAGAGTTATCCTATGGGGGAGCCGCTCTAGCAAAATTGAATAGAGTTGATCTCAATGGTATGGATGCAAGACTTGCTAGTACAGTAATTATCGTTGCCTGTGATGTGGATAATCCCTTGTGTGGACCAAGGGGAGCAACGGCTGTATACGGTCCCCAAAAAGGGGCAAGTCCTGAAATGGTGGTTGAACTTGATGCGGCGTTGAAGAATTTCGCCAGTAAAGTGGGAGAAGCAACTGGTAAAAATATTGCAGAGCATCCTGGCGCAGGTGCTGCCGGTGGACTTGGTGCAGGTCTTTTGTTTTTTACCAATGCAGCTCTTAGGCCCGGTGTAGAAATTGTTTTGGAGACTACTGGATTTGAATCGTTAGTTAAATCTGCTCAGCTGGTTATCACCGGAGAGGGGCGAACGGATTTTCAAACTGCTTTCGGCAAAGCGCCAGTAGGGGTAGCTAAAGTGGCTAAGAAATACAATGTTTCTACTATCTGTCTTTCTGGTGGTTTAGGGCAAGGATACGAGGATGTACTAAAACAGGGGATAGATGGATTGATGAGTACAGTTCCCTGTCCGATGACATTAGAAGAATGTATCGAACAGGGAGCCGAATTTATTGAAATGGGAACAAAACGACTTTGTCAGGTCATCAAAGTAGGTATGGAAATATGA